The genome window ttgaaatcgaagcccaaaagaaaattggtactatttcttactgtgtttgtgcgcgccttgcatacaaacgtgaacatgctgtctcgctcgcacgtttgatttgccatccaaatgtaattattcaactaaatctaaattccgaaataacttctttatttatgggtcaatcgctttgaaattttcagggtcgtttaatacgcatacttctcaactgattgttcagttagggagtgctatgtcaaaaattgcgcctgtaaatcgttttttttcaatttgtgggcgaagggggcgtggcatcaaaaattggaaacaaacttgacctgcgtatggtattcacaaacctgcattccaaatttgaagtctctagcacttacagtctctgagatcgacgcgttcaaacagacggacagacggacagacggacagacggacagacagacggacagggctagatcgactcggctgttgatcctgatcaagaatatatatactttatggggtctgccacccctccttctgcctgttacatacattctgccaaacacattatacccttttttgcccattttcaatgggctcagggtataaaaaagggaaaacattttcatggaattttattattttttaaaatataaataattaacgaataaatttattaatccTGCCTTTGCTTCTTacaacaagttaaaaaaaaaactaaataattttaatttaatttaacagtttaaaaaaagtatgtaattttttaatttatccaAGAACTTTGATAACtaacagtattttttttatagattttttataaattataaacaggaaaattgaaaattggatTCATTGAATTGGactattattaaaactaaaaaacaatttaaaatttaaaacaatttaaaaaaataaaacaatttttaaaaataaaagaaatatgttattttttattttgtccaaACACTTTGCTAACtaacagtatttttttttttagattttttatagattaaaaacagaaaaataattttcattgaattgaactattattaaaactaaaaaaataatatttatattaattaatatttggtCAAAACACTTTCCTTTCTAAACTtagtttatttcatattttattactgCTGTCTATGGtgcttaaaacaatttaataaaaaaaaagaaaaatattaaactatttaaaaaaaaaacaaatgatatGTGAACTAGTATTTTGTCCAAACACTTGcctgactaactgtatattttAGGGGTTATTAGCTTGTAGTATTGGTGTTTGTTATTGGATATTATACATGATGCATAGATTGGGCTAGGCTAGGTGCACTTACGGCTAGGCCATTCAGATTCAGACAACTTAGAGCTAAAGTTAAAGCACTTGACACATGTAAACATGTGTCAATATTTGCACACTTTACAatagacacactcacacacacacagttacacacacacacacttaaataTACATCGATTAACATTTAGTATAACAaaatagaatatttaataataatcataattatattaaatgtgaaaaagcGGCAAACTAATTCCGAAATCGAAAATGAGCTCGTAAATTCTGCATAGAAATGCTCCAATTAGTTGAGTTGATTTTGGAACTAGTTCGTTTCGATTCCGCTTCGATTCGTGGAGCTTCGGTTCCGTCGCTCGGTCAGCAGCCGCTTCGTAGATTCTTGCTGGACATGTCATTATATTCGATCCATTTGCACAATTCTGGCGGTAACGGTGGCTTCAGTTTCGCCAacgacgttgttgttgttgtgcccaTTGTTGtgcccgttgttgttgtgcttgccACATGTCCATTCTCCGCTTGAGAGGCTTCCAATGCTGCCGCGGGCACCGTTGTTGCCGTTCCCATTCCCACCGGATGCAGACTGGCCGTGGAGCTTAACGTATGCCTGGAAGCCTGCAACGGCGTCGTCGACGTCTTCGGCAACAACTCGGACATTATCGCATCCATGGAGACATCGATCACGCGCTGACGACAGATGACAATGCAGTGCACGAACTTATCCGAGGGACGCACAAAACGATGCTCCATGAAGAGCGATTGCTCGTCCCAGTAGATGATCTGCAAGTTACATGTGGAGCAGCGAAAAATTCGcataaaaagttaaagaaaTAATCGTAGAAATACTTGAGGTAAAGTTCGAAGAAATAGTCATAAAAGTATAGCGAGaaatattcgaaaaataactgaaatacTTGAGCAGTCGAAGAAAtagtcaaaagaaaaaataataactagcGTAAATTGGCTAAAATAGTAAGAAAATTATCAAGGGAATTGTCGAAGAAAtagtgacaaaaaaaaaaaaaaatagtcagTAGAACTGTCAGAAAAATAGCTAAGAacataataaaagaaacaatCAGAAAAGTAGTCTAGAAAGAATCGGGAATTTGTCGAAgaaatagacaaaaaaaaagaatagaagaAATTGTGAAGAAattgtgacaaacaaaaaagaaaatagtcGGTAGAAGTGTCAGAAAATAGctaagaaaataatgaaaataacaatCAGAAAAAAATCGGGAATTTGTCAAAgaaatagacaaaaaaaaaaagaatagaaaattgtaaataaaatagttgttAGAACTGTCGAAAAGTTAgtcaaagatatttttaagaaaaaactcATGGAaagatagaaaatttaaaaaaaaaaaaaaaaaaaaaaaaaatagtcagCAAAGTAGTCAGGGAAATAGTCGGGGAATTATCAAGGAAATAGTCGGGGAATTATCGAGGAAATAGTCGGGGAATTATCGAggaaatagcttaaaaaatattcgagGAAATACTTAGttagatataaaattaaaggaaTAGTTAAAGAATGTGTACGAGAAATGttcgaaattatttttattttaatgattataGTCAAATCAATAGctagaaaaatattcaaaagacTTGTCAAAAAATAATCGACAAAATAGATGTGAAAATACTCGAAAAAATAGtcaaaatagtaaaataaatagtttgtatttttgtaacaCCTCTGTATGAAACAGTCGAAAAAATAGTCTAGAAAAGATTGAAAgagttttagaaaatttagtttatatttttgtaacacCTCTGTAACCTCAGTATGAAAGAGTCGAAAAAATAGTCTAGGAAATATTGAAAgagttttagaaaatttaatgaagAAAACCGTAGGAGAAAGAGTGAAAAAGCAGTCAAGGAATTCGTCAGGGAAATAGTCAAATAAATCGTCGAAGAAAAATTTGGAGTAATAGTCAATGAAAGTGTATGATAAGtagccaaaaaaaaggaaaataaataaaagtacttgaaaacaaaattgtaagAGAAATATTTGGAGGAAATATCAAG of Drosophila innubila isolate TH190305 chromosome X, UK_Dinn_1.0, whole genome shotgun sequence contains these proteins:
- the LOC117794175 gene encoding protein THEM6, whose amino-acid sequence is MEQLCYVALSCLLGIILLYGLLELHYFLRMCLCVLLARFVKRRCHILESTTVSGVCLSNDVDTLLYHMNNARYFRELDFARVDFYERTKLYSTITRLGGSVFQGAATIRYRRFIRPFHRFKIISRIIYWDEQSLFMEHRFVRPSDKFVHCIVICRQRVIDVSMDAIMSELLPKTSTTPLQASRHTLSSTASLHPVGMGTATTVPAAALEASQAENGHVASTTTTGTTMGTTTTTSLAKLKPPLPPELCKWIEYNDMSSKNLRSGC